A genomic region of Trichothermofontia sichuanensis B231 contains the following coding sequences:
- a CDS encoding response regulator transcription factor: MREAGAGDSKTLLLIDDDPNLTLLVKDYLEFRGYSVLVANNGQEGLDVLDQTMPDMIICDVMMPELDGYAFVQRVRENPRTNWIPILFLSAKGQSADRVKGLSTGADVYMVKPFEPEELVAQVESSLKAASRLREHPTGRLEEGPTIQVPFDVSLTPTELKVVQLVARGMANREIAEQMNVSQRTIESHVSNMLGKTGLHNRTELSRWAIENNMA, from the coding sequence ATGAGAGAAGCAGGTGCCGGTGATAGCAAAACGCTATTGCTGATTGATGATGATCCCAACTTGACCCTGCTGGTCAAAGATTATCTAGAGTTCCGGGGTTATAGCGTTCTGGTGGCCAACAATGGTCAGGAAGGGCTGGATGTGCTAGACCAAACGATGCCGGATATGATCATTTGCGATGTCATGATGCCGGAGTTGGATGGCTATGCCTTTGTCCAACGGGTGCGTGAGAATCCCCGGACCAATTGGATTCCGATTTTATTCCTGTCGGCAAAGGGGCAGAGTGCCGATCGCGTGAAGGGGTTGAGCACAGGGGCGGATGTCTATATGGTCAAGCCCTTTGAACCGGAGGAGTTGGTGGCGCAGGTAGAGTCATCCCTGAAGGCGGCGTCACGGTTGCGGGAACATCCGACGGGGCGGCTGGAGGAAGGACCAACGATTCAGGTGCCGTTTGATGTGTCGTTGACGCCGACTGAGTTGAAGGTGGTGCAACTGGTGGCACGGGGTATGGCGAATCGGGAAATCGCTGAGCAGATGAATGTGAGCCAGCGGACGATCGAGAGCCATGTTAGCAATATGCTGGGGAAGACGGGCTTGCACAATCGCACGGAGCTTTCCCGCTGGGCGATCGAGAATAATATGGCCTAG
- a CDS encoding pseudouridine synthase, giving the protein MSYRYLLFYKPYQVLCQFTDATATNRRSTLKDYIPVPDVYAVGRLDYDSEGLMLLTNDGQLQHRLSHPRFQHPRTYWVQVEGIPHTLALEQLRQGVLIQNYRTRPAQVRLMTEAPTVPPRYPPIRFRQQIPTAWLEITLTEGRNRQVRRMTAAVGFPTLRLIRVAIANLCLTNLQPGQWRDLTPTEQQALNLLTIVHPTPPAAVGLPSPPRTRHPRSPLKRPPHRLAKPSK; this is encoded by the coding sequence GTGAGTTACCGCTACCTTCTGTTTTATAAACCCTATCAAGTCCTGTGCCAGTTCACTGATGCGACAGCCACCAATCGCCGATCCACCCTCAAGGACTATATCCCCGTCCCTGATGTGTATGCGGTTGGACGACTCGATTACGACAGTGAGGGGTTAATGCTCCTCACCAACGACGGGCAGTTGCAACATCGCCTGAGCCATCCCCGCTTCCAACATCCCCGGACCTACTGGGTGCAAGTTGAAGGCATCCCCCACACCTTGGCATTAGAACAGTTGCGCCAGGGTGTTCTCATCCAGAATTACCGCACCCGTCCCGCCCAAGTTCGATTAATGACCGAGGCCCCTACCGTGCCCCCGCGCTATCCCCCCATTCGCTTTCGCCAACAAATTCCCACCGCCTGGTTGGAAATCACCCTGACTGAAGGACGGAATCGTCAGGTGCGACGGATGACAGCAGCCGTCGGCTTTCCCACCCTGCGATTAATTCGCGTCGCGATCGCTAACCTTTGCCTGACTAACCTCCAACCCGGACAGTGGCGAGACCTCACGCCAACCGAACAGCAAGCCCTTAACCTGCTCACGATCGTCCACCCCACCCCCCCTGCCGCAGTCGGGTTACCCTCGCCCCCACGGACGCGACACCCACGATCGCCGCTTAAACGGCCCCCACACCGACTGGCTAAACCGTCTAAATAA